The following proteins come from a genomic window of Streptomyces sp. NBC_01716:
- a CDS encoding thiazolylpeptide-type bacteriocin has translation MAPKTGLATLADEILELESETFEISDYSDAVEVVLAGSTSSSSTSTCSSTTSTTSCSA, from the coding sequence ATGGCCCCGAAGACCGGTCTCGCCACCCTCGCCGACGAGATCCTGGAGCTGGAGTCGGAGACCTTCGAGATCTCGGACTACTCGGACGCGGTCGAGGTCGTCCTCGCCGGCTCCACGTCGTCCTCCTCGACGTCGACCTGCTCCAGCACCACCAGCACCACCTCCTGCTCCGCCTGA
- a CDS encoding amidohydrolase, which produces MTDALDESTPPAPAHPAGVPRDILRSALGLYLELHAHPELSGAESETAERFAARLAGDGATVTRGVGGHGVVGVLRNGAGPTLMLRAELDALPVGERTGLAYASTVPGTMHACGHDLHLASAAGALALLAREPETWNGTVLVVGQPAEETLEGAEAMLADGLYERFGVPGVVLAQHAAPLPAGILAHGRGPMMAASAALEVVVRGYGGHAGTPQLTVDPVVTAAATVMRLQTVVSRETAPSDQVVLTVGSLRAGSRGNVVPDDAELSITVRAATDQALERALAAGIRIVRAESAASGCPKDPDITLVSRSSALLADPAVTASVRAAHEREFGPHRVADWPGSMATEDFPRFAVDGVRTAYWMVGTASPSQWRAARTGGRPVPPNHSAEFAPDVRTALPAGIAAMATAARQLFKETR; this is translated from the coding sequence ATGACCGACGCCCTGGACGAGTCCACGCCCCCAGCACCCGCACACCCCGCCGGCGTACCGCGCGACATCCTGCGCAGCGCCCTCGGGCTCTATCTCGAACTCCACGCCCACCCCGAGCTGTCCGGCGCCGAGTCGGAGACCGCCGAGCGCTTCGCCGCCCGGCTGGCGGGTGACGGCGCCACCGTCACCCGGGGCGTCGGCGGCCACGGCGTCGTCGGTGTCCTGCGCAACGGCGCCGGCCCCACCCTCATGCTCCGCGCCGAGCTGGACGCCCTGCCCGTCGGGGAACGCACCGGCCTGGCGTACGCGAGCACCGTCCCCGGCACCATGCACGCCTGCGGCCACGACCTCCATCTCGCCTCGGCGGCGGGCGCGTTGGCCCTGCTCGCCCGGGAGCCGGAGACCTGGAACGGCACCGTCCTGGTCGTCGGCCAGCCCGCCGAGGAGACCCTCGAAGGGGCGGAGGCGATGCTCGCCGACGGTCTCTACGAACGGTTCGGCGTCCCCGGCGTGGTTCTCGCCCAGCACGCGGCGCCCCTGCCGGCCGGGATCCTCGCGCACGGCCGGGGCCCGATGATGGCGGCGAGCGCCGCGCTGGAGGTCGTCGTGCGCGGCTACGGCGGCCACGCGGGCACCCCGCAGCTGACCGTCGATCCCGTCGTGACCGCCGCCGCGACCGTCATGCGCCTCCAGACGGTCGTCTCCCGCGAGACGGCGCCGTCCGACCAGGTCGTCCTGACCGTCGGCTCCCTGCGCGCGGGCAGCCGCGGCAACGTGGTCCCCGACGACGCGGAGCTGAGCATCACCGTCCGCGCGGCCACCGACCAGGCCCTGGAGCGGGCCCTGGCGGCGGGGATACGGATCGTACGGGCCGAGAGCGCGGCATCCGGCTGCCCCAAAGACCCCGACATCACGCTCGTCTCCCGCTCGTCCGCGCTGCTGGCCGATCCGGCGGTCACCGCGAGCGTACGGGCGGCCCACGAGCGGGAGTTCGGCCCGCACCGGGTGGCCGACTGGCCGGGCTCGATGGCCACCGAGGACTTCCCCCGCTTCGCCGTCGACGGCGTACGGACGGCATACTGGATGGTCGGTACGGCGTCCCCGAGCCAGTGGCGCGCCGCACGCACGGGCGGCCGGCCGGTACCGCCCAACCACTCGGCGGAGTTCGCCCCCGACGTACGGACCGCCCTGCCGGCCGGTATCGCGGCCATGGCGACCGCCGCCAGGCAGCTGTTCAAGGAGACACGTTGA
- a CDS encoding helix-turn-helix transcriptional regulator, with product MSVFGVTPTEEEIYRHFLRNPDTSADDIHLLVHTEQDDARASLDRLRELGLLHPDSDHHRVSPADPGVALARLTDARLNALHEELRLVMQARDLVDGLRAEQGSRLPPVQGIEQLEGLTEIRNRIDDLAFFARDEILSVEPYTKLSPENIERSRPLDLRCLRRGVRIRNVVHTAALDDLPTHEYLRELVKRGAHIRVAENITERILVYDGRTALVPVDPQNTARGALLAHKSGLVANIIALFEKIWAQADDLLAVKEETADAVGGLSEIEQQVLISMCTVGKDEAGARDLGISVRTYRRHVADLLQALGAASRAQGALLARERGWI from the coding sequence ATGTCCGTCTTCGGTGTCACTCCGACCGAGGAAGAGATCTACCGCCATTTTCTCCGTAACCCGGACACCTCGGCGGACGACATCCATCTGCTGGTGCACACCGAACAGGACGACGCCCGAGCAAGCCTCGACCGGCTGCGGGAGTTGGGGCTGCTCCACCCCGACAGCGACCACCACCGGGTCTCGCCCGCCGACCCCGGCGTGGCGCTCGCGCGGCTGACCGACGCCCGGCTCAACGCGCTCCACGAGGAGTTGCGCCTGGTGATGCAGGCGCGCGACCTCGTGGACGGTCTCCGTGCCGAGCAGGGGTCGCGGCTGCCCCCGGTGCAGGGCATCGAGCAGTTGGAGGGCCTGACCGAGATCCGGAACCGGATCGACGACCTCGCCTTCTTCGCGCGCGACGAGATCCTGTCCGTGGAGCCGTACACGAAGCTCTCGCCGGAGAACATCGAACGGTCCCGCCCGCTGGATCTGCGATGTCTTCGGCGCGGGGTGCGCATCCGCAATGTCGTGCACACCGCCGCGCTGGACGACCTGCCCACCCATGAGTACCTGCGCGAGCTGGTCAAACGCGGGGCGCACATCCGGGTGGCGGAGAACATCACCGAGCGGATCCTGGTGTACGACGGCCGTACGGCCCTGGTCCCGGTCGATCCGCAGAACACCGCGCGCGGGGCGCTGCTGGCCCACAAGAGCGGGCTCGTCGCCAACATCATCGCCCTGTTCGAGAAGATCTGGGCGCAGGCGGACGATCTGCTGGCCGTCAAGGAGGAGACCGCCGACGCGGTGGGCGGGCTCAGTGAGATCGAGCAGCAGGTGCTGATCTCGATGTGCACGGTGGGCAAGGACGAGGCCGGCGCCCGGGACTTGGGGATCTCGGTCCGTACGTACCGAAGACACGTGGCGGACCTGCTCCAGGCCCTCGGTGCCGCGAGCCGCGCGCAGGGCGCGCTGCTGGCCCGCGAACGGGGCTGGATCTGA
- a CDS encoding ATP-binding protein gives MPRQLPGDVHRFINRTAELGQLNAVLPGEDGDGAPVVVSVCVVAGTAGSGKTSLVLHWAHQVRERFPDGQLYVNLRGYDPAQPLSAQEALRGFLSALGVRADSVPQEPDAAVALYRSLLADRTMLIVLDNAATAAQVRPLLPGGTNCLTLVTSRSRLSGLAIRDGAHRLTLGTLPEPEAVALLRAVTAGYRPEDDLRELSELAKLCAELPLALRIAGERAASNPHLRLADLIAELRDESVLWDALSIGDDDEAEAVRTVFAWSYRALSEPGATLFRQLGVHPGPEFGLPAAAALAGLPAVQTRQLLDSLVGAHLLEQTGPDRYQFHDLLRAYAAGLTRNDEPQEEGRTALHRVLSWYLCTAEAARTRLAPTEEPVSLPELPEAVQPLSFADYDAAMDWAEREHTNLLRAVSAAAGEHDVLAWKLALVLWYVQPASASMTDWLTVGDTGLAAARRVNDSVAEAELLSCHGMAYHRINAWDESLDRHQRALAIRRANGDGAGEADSLNLIGLIHLRRRQLGPAASHFDQAATLWQAAGSERWAASALSNLATTHYNAGRLEEASVCTEEALAAHRALGNAGSVGNALRVLSCLQRERGELDAALDSAEEAMDIALSLRDHIYEAYWLLTLGDAQLALTRHADALASYQRAADLHRRLGNRSREAMSWQGAGEAYRALDRPDEAAHFHRRAAAVHHDLGDSWHEALALEALASALDGLGPHRSEALRLIAPYDDSRAVAMRRRLTEGRTQEATTDEPVRFHRLSE, from the coding sequence GTGCCGCGCCAGTTACCGGGGGACGTCCATCGCTTCATCAACCGCACCGCCGAACTGGGCCAGCTGAACGCCGTCCTGCCCGGCGAGGACGGCGACGGCGCCCCCGTCGTGGTCTCGGTCTGCGTCGTCGCGGGCACCGCCGGTTCGGGCAAGACCTCGCTCGTACTGCACTGGGCGCACCAGGTCCGTGAGCGTTTCCCCGACGGGCAGCTGTACGTCAACCTGCGCGGGTACGACCCCGCGCAACCACTGAGCGCCCAGGAAGCCCTCCGCGGATTCCTCTCCGCCCTTGGGGTGCGGGCGGACAGCGTGCCCCAAGAACCCGACGCCGCCGTCGCGCTCTACCGCTCCCTGCTCGCCGACCGGACCATGCTGATCGTCCTGGACAACGCGGCCACCGCCGCGCAGGTCCGCCCACTGCTGCCCGGCGGTACCAACTGTCTGACGCTGGTGACCAGCCGCAGCAGACTCTCCGGACTCGCCATACGGGACGGCGCGCACCGGTTGACACTCGGCACGCTCCCCGAGCCGGAGGCAGTCGCCCTGCTCCGCGCGGTGACCGCCGGCTACCGGCCGGAGGACGACCTGCGTGAACTCTCCGAGCTCGCCAAGCTCTGCGCCGAACTCCCGCTTGCCCTGCGCATCGCCGGGGAACGCGCCGCGAGCAACCCACATCTGCGGCTGGCCGACCTGATCGCCGAACTGCGCGACGAATCCGTCCTCTGGGACGCCCTCAGCATCGGTGACGACGACGAGGCCGAGGCCGTCCGCACCGTGTTCGCCTGGTCCTATCGTGCCCTCTCCGAACCGGGCGCGACACTCTTCCGGCAGCTCGGCGTTCATCCCGGGCCGGAGTTCGGCCTGCCCGCCGCAGCCGCGCTCGCCGGGCTGCCCGCCGTACAGACCCGCCAGCTGCTCGACTCCCTCGTCGGCGCGCACCTCCTGGAACAGACAGGGCCGGACCGCTACCAGTTCCACGACTTGCTGCGCGCGTACGCGGCCGGGCTCACCCGGAATGACGAGCCCCAGGAGGAGGGGCGGACGGCTCTCCACCGGGTGCTGAGCTGGTACCTGTGCACTGCGGAGGCGGCACGGACCAGGCTCGCGCCCACGGAGGAGCCCGTATCGCTCCCGGAGTTGCCCGAGGCCGTACAGCCGCTGAGTTTCGCGGACTACGACGCGGCGATGGACTGGGCGGAGCGCGAGCACACCAACCTGCTCAGGGCGGTCTCCGCTGCTGCCGGGGAACACGACGTACTGGCGTGGAAGTTGGCGTTGGTCCTGTGGTACGTCCAGCCGGCGTCCGCGTCCATGACGGACTGGCTGACCGTGGGCGACACCGGACTGGCCGCGGCCCGCCGGGTGAACGACTCCGTCGCCGAGGCAGAACTCCTCAGCTGCCACGGCATGGCCTACCACCGGATCAACGCCTGGGACGAGAGCCTGGACCGCCATCAGCGGGCGCTGGCGATCCGTCGCGCCAACGGGGACGGGGCCGGCGAGGCGGACTCGCTGAATCTGATCGGTCTCATCCATCTGCGTCGCCGCCAACTCGGGCCTGCGGCCTCGCATTTCGATCAGGCCGCGACGCTCTGGCAGGCCGCGGGCTCCGAACGCTGGGCCGCCTCCGCTCTGTCGAACCTGGCGACCACGCACTACAACGCGGGGCGCCTGGAAGAGGCTTCTGTCTGTACCGAGGAGGCTCTCGCCGCCCATCGCGCACTCGGAAACGCGGGCAGTGTCGGCAACGCACTGCGCGTACTCAGCTGTTTACAGCGGGAACGAGGTGAGCTGGACGCGGCTCTTGACTCGGCCGAAGAGGCCATGGACATTGCTCTGTCCCTGCGTGACCACATCTACGAGGCCTACTGGCTGCTCACACTCGGAGATGCCCAACTGGCCCTGACCCGTCACGCGGACGCCCTCGCCTCCTACCAACGCGCGGCCGACCTGCACCGGCGTCTCGGCAACCGCAGCCGCGAAGCGATGTCCTGGCAGGGCGCCGGTGAGGCGTACCGCGCGCTCGACAGGCCTGACGAGGCAGCCCACTTCCACCGCCGGGCGGCCGCCGTCCACCACGACCTCGGCGACTCCTGGCACGAGGCGCTGGCCCTGGAGGCGCTGGCTTCGGCACTGGACGGGCTCGGTCCGCACCGGTCCGAGGCGCTGCGGCTCATCGCCCCGTACGACGACAGCCGGGCGGTGGCCATGCGGCGGCGTCTCACGGAAGGGCGTACCCAGGAAGCCACGACGGACGAACCGGTTCGCTTTCATCGATTGTCCGAATAA
- a CDS encoding DUF6879 family protein, giving the protein MLDLTVPTLALELGERLVSKDYKRDFRERDTAIHDGASWKLERRQYFEEQNSRSRDALTRGEWAEALRLLAEARDTVRANALEDESRRHAFHRVRIVEYPITSYVQWELHSLVQQDELGANRVRIVTADQVANAEKKQQLPEIVVLGSHTLYNVIYSDTGVPMGSIRFTDEQHVSSWERYIRSLYEIGEDIAPYFAREIAPLPAPVP; this is encoded by the coding sequence ATGCTTGACCTGACTGTGCCGACGCTCGCCCTTGAGTTGGGTGAGCGTCTCGTGAGCAAGGACTACAAGCGCGACTTCAGGGAGCGCGACACCGCGATCCACGACGGCGCCTCGTGGAAGCTGGAACGGCGGCAGTATTTCGAGGAGCAGAACTCGCGCAGCAGGGATGCGCTCACTCGCGGTGAGTGGGCGGAAGCGCTTCGGCTCCTTGCTGAAGCCCGGGACACGGTGCGGGCCAACGCGCTTGAGGACGAAAGCCGCCGACACGCGTTTCACCGGGTGCGCATTGTGGAGTATCCCATCACTTCGTATGTGCAGTGGGAACTTCATTCACTGGTCCAGCAGGACGAACTGGGTGCGAATCGTGTACGAATCGTCACTGCGGACCAGGTGGCCAACGCCGAGAAGAAACAACAACTACCGGAAATCGTGGTACTTGGCAGCCACACCCTTTACAACGTCATCTACAGCGACACCGGGGTCCCGATGGGCTCGATCCGCTTCACCGACGAGCAGCATGTCAGTTCCTGGGAGCGGTACATCCGCTCGCTCTACGAGATCGGCGAGGACATCGCCCCGTACTTCGCCCGCGAGATCGCACCCCTGCCCGCACCCGTCCCTTAA
- the mfd gene encoding transcription-repair coupling factor: MSLHGLLDAVVRDPALAEAVGAAADGHRSHVDLVGPPAARPFAVAALARDAGRPVLAVTATGREAEDLAAALRSLLPADSVAEFPSWETLPHERLSPRSDTVGRRLAVLRRLAHPRADDPGAGPVSVVVAPIRSVLQPQVKGLGDLEPVSLSGGGTADLNEVTQALAAAAYARVELVEKRGEFAVRGGILDVFPPTEEHPLRVEFWGDDIEEIRYFKVADQRSLEVAEHGLWAPPCRELLLTPRVRERAAALAEVHPELADMLGRISEGIAVEGMEALAPVLVDDMELLLDVLPAGSMALVCDPERVRTRAADLVATSQEFLQASWAAGAGGGEAPIDVGAASLWGIADVRDRARELGMMWWSVSPFAADDELSDDTLKLGMRAPETYRGDTARALADTKGWLADGWRTVYVTEGHGTAARTVEVLGGEGIPARLDTPEARGGQGLAEISPALVHVACGSIDYGFVDPALRLAVLTETDLSGQKAAGKDGVRMPTKRRKTIDPLTLEAGDYIVHEQHGVGRYVEMVQRTVQGATREYLLVEYAPAKRGQPGDRLYIPTDQLEQVTKYVGGEAPTLHRLGGADWTKTKQRAKKAVKEIAADLIKLYSARMAAPGHAFGSDTPWQRELEDAFPYVETPDQLSTIAEVKEDMEKTVPMDRLICGDVGYGKTEIAVRAAFKAVQDGKQVAVLVPTTLLVQQHFGTFSERYGQFPVVVKALSRFQSDTEAKATLEGLREGSVDIVIGTHRLFSSETKFKDLGLVIVDEEQRFGVEHKEQLKKLRANVDVLTMSATPIPRTLEMAVTGIREMSTITTPPEERHPVLTFVGPYEEKQIGAAIRRELLREGQVFYIHNRVESIDRATARLRQIVPEARIATAHGQMSEQALEQVVVDFWEKKFDVLVSTTIVESGIDIANANTLVVERGDNFGLSQLHQLRGRVGRGRERGYAYFLYPPEKPLTETAHERLATIAQHTEMGAGMYVAMKDLEIRGAGNLLGGEQSGHIAGVGFDLYVRMVGEAVADYRAAVDGTVQEEPPLEVKIELPVDAHVPHDYAPGERLRLQAYRAIASANSEADIAAVREELTDRYGKLPEPVENLLLVAGLRMLARACGVGEIVLQGPNIRFAPVELRESQELRLKRLHPRTVIKPTAHQILVPRPTAGKIGGKPVVGRELLSWTGEFLATILGS; the protein is encoded by the coding sequence ATGAGCCTGCACGGTCTGCTCGACGCCGTTGTACGAGACCCGGCGCTCGCCGAAGCGGTCGGCGCCGCCGCCGACGGGCACCGCTCGCACGTCGATCTGGTCGGGCCGCCCGCGGCCCGCCCCTTCGCGGTCGCCGCGCTCGCACGCGACGCGGGCCGGCCCGTGCTCGCGGTCACCGCGACCGGGCGGGAGGCCGAGGATCTCGCCGCCGCGCTGCGGTCGCTGCTGCCCGCCGACTCCGTCGCGGAGTTCCCGTCCTGGGAGACCCTGCCGCACGAGCGCCTGTCGCCCCGCAGCGACACAGTCGGCCGCCGGCTCGCCGTGCTGCGCCGGCTCGCGCACCCCCGCGCGGACGATCCCGGCGCCGGACCGGTCAGCGTCGTCGTCGCGCCCATCCGCTCCGTGCTCCAGCCGCAGGTCAAGGGCCTCGGCGACCTGGAGCCCGTCTCGCTGAGCGGCGGCGGCACCGCCGATCTGAACGAGGTGACGCAGGCGCTGGCCGCCGCCGCGTACGCCCGCGTCGAACTGGTCGAGAAGCGCGGCGAGTTCGCCGTACGAGGCGGCATCCTGGATGTCTTCCCGCCCACCGAGGAGCACCCCCTGCGGGTGGAGTTCTGGGGCGACGACATCGAGGAGATCCGCTACTTCAAGGTCGCCGACCAGCGGTCGCTCGAAGTCGCCGAACACGGACTGTGGGCGCCGCCCTGCCGTGAGCTGCTGCTCACACCGCGGGTACGGGAGCGCGCCGCCGCCCTCGCCGAGGTGCACCCCGAGCTGGCCGACATGCTCGGCAGGATCTCGGAGGGCATCGCGGTCGAGGGCATGGAGGCCCTGGCGCCGGTCCTCGTCGACGACATGGAGCTGCTGCTCGACGTCCTGCCCGCCGGCTCGATGGCGTTGGTCTGCGACCCCGAGCGCGTCCGCACCCGGGCCGCCGACCTCGTGGCCACCAGCCAGGAGTTCCTCCAGGCGTCCTGGGCGGCCGGAGCCGGCGGCGGTGAGGCGCCCATCGACGTCGGCGCGGCCTCGCTCTGGGGCATCGCGGACGTCCGGGACCGGGCCCGTGAGCTGGGGATGATGTGGTGGTCGGTGTCGCCGTTCGCCGCCGACGACGAGCTGTCCGACGACACCCTCAAGCTCGGCATGCGCGCCCCGGAGACGTACCGGGGCGACACCGCCCGCGCCCTCGCCGACACCAAGGGCTGGCTCGCCGACGGCTGGCGCACCGTGTACGTCACCGAGGGCCACGGCACCGCCGCCCGTACCGTCGAGGTGCTGGGCGGCGAGGGCATCCCCGCCCGGCTCGACACCCCCGAGGCACGCGGCGGCCAGGGTCTCGCCGAGATCTCCCCGGCCCTCGTGCACGTGGCGTGCGGCTCGATCGACTACGGCTTCGTGGACCCGGCGCTCAGGCTCGCCGTCCTCACCGAGACCGACCTGTCCGGCCAGAAGGCGGCGGGCAAGGACGGCGTACGGATGCCGACCAAGCGCCGCAAGACGATCGACCCGCTCACCCTGGAGGCGGGCGACTACATCGTCCACGAGCAGCACGGCGTCGGCCGGTACGTGGAGATGGTGCAGCGCACCGTGCAGGGCGCGACCCGCGAGTATCTGCTCGTCGAGTACGCCCCCGCCAAGCGCGGCCAGCCGGGCGACCGCCTCTACATCCCCACCGACCAGCTCGAACAGGTCACCAAGTACGTCGGTGGCGAGGCCCCCACCCTGCACCGACTCGGCGGCGCCGACTGGACGAAGACCAAGCAGCGCGCCAAGAAGGCGGTCAAGGAGATCGCCGCCGACCTGATCAAGCTCTACTCGGCGCGCATGGCGGCGCCCGGCCACGCCTTCGGCTCGGACACGCCCTGGCAGCGGGAGCTGGAGGACGCGTTCCCGTACGTGGAGACGCCCGACCAGCTCTCCACCATCGCCGAGGTCAAGGAGGACATGGAGAAGACGGTCCCGATGGACCGGCTGATCTGCGGCGACGTCGGCTACGGCAAGACGGAGATCGCCGTACGCGCCGCGTTCAAGGCCGTCCAGGACGGCAAGCAGGTCGCCGTCCTCGTCCCGACCACGCTGCTCGTGCAGCAGCACTTCGGCACCTTCTCCGAGCGGTACGGGCAGTTCCCCGTGGTCGTGAAGGCCCTGTCCCGCTTCCAGAGCGACACCGAGGCGAAGGCGACCCTCGAAGGGCTGCGGGAGGGGTCGGTCGACATCGTCATCGGCACGCACCGCCTCTTCTCCTCCGAGACGAAGTTCAAGGATCTCGGTCTGGTCATTGTGGACGAGGAGCAGCGCTTCGGCGTCGAGCACAAGGAGCAGCTGAAGAAGCTCCGCGCCAACGTCGACGTGCTGACCATGTCCGCGACGCCGATCCCGCGCACCCTGGAGATGGCGGTGACCGGCATCCGCGAGATGTCGACCATCACCACCCCGCCCGAGGAGCGGCACCCGGTGCTGACCTTCGTCGGCCCGTACGAGGAGAAGCAGATCGGCGCGGCCATCCGGCGTGAACTGCTGCGCGAGGGCCAGGTCTTCTACATCCACAACCGCGTCGAGTCCATCGACCGCGCCACGGCCCGGCTGCGCCAGATCGTCCCCGAGGCGCGGATCGCGACCGCGCACGGCCAGATGTCCGAACAGGCCCTGGAGCAGGTCGTGGTGGACTTCTGGGAGAAGAAGTTCGACGTCCTCGTCTCCACCACGATCGTGGAGTCCGGCATCGACATCGCCAACGCCAACACCCTGGTGGTGGAGCGCGGCGACAACTTCGGCCTCTCCCAACTGCACCAGCTGCGCGGCCGGGTGGGACGCGGCAGGGAGCGCGGCTACGCGTACTTCCTCTACCCGCCGGAGAAGCCGCTGACCGAGACCGCGCACGAACGCCTCGCGACGATCGCCCAGCACACCGAGATGGGCGCCGGCATGTATGTCGCGATGAAGGACCTGGAGATCCGCGGCGCGGGCAATCTGCTCGGCGGCGAGCAGTCCGGGCACATCGCGGGCGTCGGCTTCGACCTGTACGTACGCATGGTGGGCGAGGCCGTCGCGGACTACCGCGCGGCGGTCGACGGCACGGTGCAGGAGGAGCCGCCGCTGGAGGTCAAGATCGAGCTGCCGGTCGACGCGCACGTCCCGCACGACTACGCGCCCGGCGAGCGGCTGCGCCTCCAGGCGTACCGGGCGATCGCCTCGGCCAACTCGGAGGCCGACATCGCCGCCGTACGGGAGGAGCTGACGGACCGTTACGGCAAGCTCCCCGAACCGGTCGAGAACCTGCTGCTGGTGGCGGGGCTGCGGATGCTGGCGCGGGCGTGCGGAGTCGGTGAGATCGTCCTCCAGGGGCCCAACATCCGCTTCGCACCGGTGGAGTTGAGGGAGTCGCAGGAGCTGCGGCTCAAGCGCCTCCATCCCCGTACGGTGATCAAGCCGACGGCCCATCAGATCCTGGTGCCTCGCCCGACGGCGGGCAAGATCGGTGGCAAGCCGGTGGTCGGACGCGAACTGCTGTCGTGGACGGGGGAGTTCCTGGCGACGATCCTGGGGTCGTGA
- a CDS encoding HNH endonuclease family protein, with the protein MSHGDVSQGRGGGVSRRSLTSGVLHTGAALVVGAVLAGCTGGGLSDESGSSGGGSSASGRYGTSPLAAPDGTKPGLAPLSSETDEATARELISKLPTKGRGPKTGYDRDEFGYAWMDTADGVPLARNGCDTRNDLLKLHGRNVQFRVGSDCVVVSMDLYDPYTGKDIAWKKAKATEVQIDHVVPLSYAWQMGAARWSEEKRQRLANDVLNLLPVSGSTNSAKRDSGPASWLPPNKAIRCSYTVRFAQVAAKYELPVTSADKTMMLHQCGA; encoded by the coding sequence ATGTCTCACGGTGATGTGTCTCAGGGGCGGGGCGGCGGAGTGTCCAGGCGGAGTCTCACGAGCGGCGTGCTGCATACCGGCGCTGCACTGGTTGTCGGGGCGGTCCTGGCGGGCTGTACGGGAGGTGGGCTCTCCGACGAGAGCGGTTCATCGGGCGGTGGCTCGTCAGCATCAGGCAGGTACGGAACCAGCCCCTTGGCTGCCCCCGACGGAACGAAGCCGGGGCTGGCCCCGCTCTCGTCCGAGACGGACGAGGCGACAGCGCGTGAACTGATCTCCAAGCTGCCGACCAAGGGGCGAGGGCCGAAGACGGGCTATGACCGGGACGAGTTCGGTTACGCGTGGATGGACACGGCGGACGGGGTGCCGCTGGCGAGGAACGGTTGTGACACGCGCAACGACTTGCTGAAACTCCATGGACGCAACGTCCAGTTCCGTGTGGGCTCCGACTGCGTGGTCGTGTCGATGGACCTGTACGACCCGTACACCGGCAAGGACATCGCCTGGAAGAAGGCCAAGGCCACCGAGGTGCAGATCGACCACGTGGTGCCGTTGTCGTACGCCTGGCAGATGGGCGCCGCCCGCTGGAGCGAGGAGAAGCGGCAGCGGCTGGCCAACGACGTGCTGAACCTTCTTCCGGTCTCGGGCTCGACGAACTCCGCCAAGCGCGACTCCGGCCCGGCCTCGTGGCTGCCGCCGAACAAGGCAATCCGGTGCTCGTACACGGTGCGGTTCGCGCAAGTGGCAGCCAAGTACGAACTGCCCGTGACGTCGGCGGACAAGACCATGATGCTGCACCAGTGCGGCGCTTGA
- the pip gene encoding prolyl aminopeptidase: MAQPFPPIELYAHGLLDVGDGNQIYWETSGNPNGKTALCVHGGPGSGGRRGSRKMFDPEVYRIVLFDQRGCGESRPHASDPSVSLDLNTTDHLIKDMERLREHLGIERWLLYGGSWGSTLILAYAERYPERVSEVVIVGVTMTRPEETDWLYHGVGRLLPGPWETFRDALPEADRSGNLVAAYNQLLNSPDEAVRVKAARDWCAWEDAVIAHEVLGHPGAYSDKTDSALMAFVRICAHYFANDAWLEDGQLLRDAHRLAGIPAVLIHGRLDLGSPLKTAWELSKAWPDAELKVIDDSGHTGSPTMQDATLEAIARFGKSGR, from the coding sequence ATGGCCCAGCCGTTCCCGCCCATCGAACTGTACGCGCACGGTCTCCTCGATGTCGGCGACGGAAACCAGATCTACTGGGAGACCAGCGGGAATCCCAATGGAAAGACGGCTCTGTGCGTGCACGGCGGGCCCGGCAGCGGGGGGCGCCGTGGCAGTCGCAAGATGTTCGATCCCGAGGTCTACCGGATCGTCCTGTTCGATCAGCGTGGCTGCGGTGAGAGCCGGCCTCACGCCTCCGACCCGTCCGTCAGCCTCGATCTCAACACCACCGACCACCTCATCAAGGATATGGAGCGGCTACGCGAACACCTGGGCATCGAGCGATGGCTCCTCTACGGCGGCTCCTGGGGCTCAACACTGATCCTCGCCTACGCTGAGCGCTATCCCGAGCGAGTCTCCGAGGTTGTCATCGTCGGCGTCACCATGACCCGGCCGGAGGAGACCGACTGGCTCTACCACGGCGTCGGACGCCTGCTGCCAGGCCCCTGGGAGACATTCCGCGACGCACTTCCGGAGGCGGACCGGAGCGGCAATCTCGTGGCCGCCTATAACCAGCTGCTGAACAGCCCTGATGAGGCGGTCAGGGTGAAGGCGGCGCGGGACTGGTGTGCTTGGGAGGACGCCGTCATCGCCCACGAAGTACTTGGTCATCCGGGCGCCTACAGCGACAAGACTGACAGCGCACTGATGGCATTCGTTCGGATCTGCGCGCACTACTTCGCGAACGATGCCTGGCTTGAAGATGGACAACTGCTCCGTGACGCACATCGGCTGGCCGGTATCCCAGCAGTGCTGATCCACGGCCGACTCGACCTCGGCAGCCCATTGAAGACCGCGTGGGAGTTGTCCAAAGCGTGGCCAGACGCGGAGCTGAAAGTGATCGACGACTCCGGACACACAGGCAGTCCCACGATGCAGGACGCGACCCTGGAGGCGATCGCGCGGTTCGGCAAGAGCGGACGGTGA